One window of Hypanus sabinus isolate sHypSab1 chromosome 10, sHypSab1.hap1, whole genome shotgun sequence genomic DNA carries:
- the LOC132400289 gene encoding general transcription factor II-I repeat domain-containing protein 2-like, whose translation MVDMTAHLNTLNTALQGKGRTALHMLEDVLAFERKLTVLARDLQKGTLSHFPNLREFKQGHDMIISEYLHSAIIAMQTSFGKRFCEFREEKNTLSFPVTPLSIDPSLLNTTALAGVSQPDLEMELADIADKDIWVSKFRRLTADLEDVARQKAVLAQKHKWSDIENLTDDSLRSCVKMKVTSYSPDVQTLCAEVQEQKSH comes from the coding sequence atggtagacatgacagcgcacctgaacacgctgaacacagctcttcaggggaaaggacgtacagccctgcacatgttggaggatgttttggcattcgagcgcaagttgacagtgcttgccagagatttacagaaaggcactttgtctcacttccccaatttgagagagttcaaacaaggtcacgacatgataatttcggagtatttacattctgcaatcatcgcaatgcaaacatcgtttgggaaacgcttctgtgagttcagagaggaaaaaaacacattatccttcccggtcactcccttaagcatcgatccttccctactgaatacgactgcattggcaggtgtgagtcaacctgatcttgagatggaactggccgacatagccgacaaagacatatgggtgtccaagtttagacgcttgacagcagaccttgaagatgttgcccgtcagaaggccgttcttgctcagaaacacaaatggagtgatattgaaaacctcacagatgacagcttgcgatcctgtgtaaagatgaaggtgacatcatacagccctgatgtgcagacgctgtgcgctgaggtccaggagcagaaatcccattaa